The following DNA comes from Clupea harengus chromosome 9, Ch_v2.0.2, whole genome shotgun sequence.
cacgacattgTCAACTATATTACCAAAAGACTCCAGTTAGCATGGTAGCAAGATTTTATCATTGCGAACTGTGCTCCTGTTGGTTTTTGCACGGTTTTAGtataccttttaggtagttagcttgctagttttagaccaaaacaccTTATTGCTGCCCATTAGAATGAATGGGCTCTGTCAGACTAAACCCTTTTTGCTTTTTTGGGCAACAGGTGGTTTTAAAGACCCTGCACTCTATGTACCCTGGCTGCCAGTGGAGAGTGCAATCAGCTCTTGGAGTTCTTCTGTTCCCTTCAATGGTTATGAGAAGTCAGCAACCCTTGTCAGCAATAGCCAATCTTTACTGAGGTCTTTGAATAGCACGGTGGGGAAAGCATGGAACATGTTTGCTTCCAGGTGAGGTATCCAGCACTAATAACagtacacaaacatgtgcaacAGAGTACATTTGTACTTTTCTGATGATCAATGCCTTCAGTTAGCAATTTTTGGTATAGTAACAGTTTCGTACATTTCTGCAATACACTTGAATGTATTTTTATGTATTGCACATTTCTTGTCCTCATTTTTAGTTCTAATTGTACCGCATAGTGTCATCTTTGTAAACTAGTCACGGCATATAGTGAGTTAAGTTAAACTTGGAAAGAAACAGTAATGACAATGTATATGAAAAGACAGAATAACAAATATCGTATGTGTAATTTAACCCTGTAATTTAACCCTGTAAAAACTGACACATCCAGTGTTTTAAGTATTTAATGGACTTtttaacaaaacacaaaagagaacAAACGCCGTCAATTTGTttccaaatcaaatcaaactttatttgtacgccgcatttcataccaggaggtaacacaatgcgtctcacagaaggaaaatggaggggggggggggttacaaacacttgtaaagagacacagattttccagagataaaaaacaggaaattacgttcTAACCACACTGGCCCCATAAAGGCCTGCTCAGTACGGTTATCgtcagattttccagagataaataaatagataaatattacagtgagtgataggcgacatcaaagaggtatgtcttaattGCATGTTTTAAAGGTTTCCaacgtttcagccattcttaggtattctggcaaagtattccaaaggctgggggcatagacactaaaagctgcttctccatgtctctttgtcctggcgtttggaactgttaggagttcagtgccagaagacctcagggatctactgggtgtgtaccttgagagcatgtctgttatatattcaggtgcatgactagcgagtgatttatagactagtaagagaatcttgaaatctattctgaaactaacaggtaaccactgcagtgattttaagactggtgtgatgtgcgtcctccgtcttgttttagtgaggactcgcgctgctgcattctgtattgtttgtaattgATTAATGgcttttttggtagaccagaccaaagcgagttacagtagtctagcctgcttgTGATAaccgcgtgcatcagtctttcagtgtcagcctgaaAGTTCTATCAAATTTGATACATTTATTGGTcacaaaacatattttaaaaacaaaaacatatattGTTCATTGCATTTAGAACATTCAATGTGGGTTGGTACTTTTTTTGTTTCCAAACAGGAACCTTTTTACAACCTTTATATTTTGCCTTTATACATCtttggcaaaaaaacaacaaaaaagtttgTACTTGTTACAGGGCCCCCCAGTGGTCAAATGATGCAGTCCACCAGGAAGGGGTCTTGGGTTTATATACCAAGTTTTGTGCCATAAGAGATGCTGAGATCTTTTTTCCATCATCATGACAATGGAGGGATTTACAGACAAATTACCTTAAATACTTGCTGTATCCTATTTCATACTTGATAAATGTACCTTAAATACCTGCTGTCATATTTTACTATAAAGTATGAAATATTGAGTAAATATAAGTTGCTCCAATTCAGTAAATGTTTATATTGAAATATTAGTAACAATATAAATGTTATTCGTACAGCAACTTTTTCATAATTGCCAAAGATTTCCCTGCCATATTAatccaccagagggcagaaAGCCTGTTGTATGCAGTTTTTCAGGAAAATATTGATCATGTTGATGTAGACATCTCAAAAACTCGTGTAGCAAATATGATCACAATCGTCATAGGATAAAGGAAAACAAATATGCCATATGTTGGGTAAACAAAAGAGGGTGCATTTACACTAATAATGGTAAGACCAATATGAGGAGGCTGATGCCAAAATGTGTCAAAAGAGGCCAAAGGTGGCCGCTGTATTGGTAAAACTGATATAACAGTCTCTAATTCCAAGAACTGAAAAATATGGTTAAGCCATATTTTATCATTCTGTGAAGACACAGCGAATAGCAGTTTTAAAGTAATGTGCagactttttgtctttttgtccaCCAGAGTATACTTGGGACCAAAGCACATGTCCTTGTCGGTATTGCGCAAAACCACATCCGCAGAAGTGTACCTCGGTCTTAATGAGCGAGGATAATGGATCTCCTAGAGGCCAACTTGCCATAGAAAATGTGTAATTTTTGTTGAAATGGTTGTTGAGCTATtgccaaaaagtgctttgagcttACCCCACTTCAGGGGGTGCTAGCATGAAGGGACACAAACCTCCTTATATGTACATCATGTGGGGCTACTCATGCCAAGTTTACATAAGCCCTgcggagcagcagcagtaatgaATTGTAAAGAGTTAATTGGAGTTTGGTTCACTGATGCAGAAACGCCCAACAATTAAAGCAACCAAGTTACTATAGTTTGTCTTTCTTGTGGTTATTGGGAGGAAGAGTTGCAAATCAAAGTGCTGCAAGAACAGCCAGTGGTTTAGTATCTTATTTTAACTGTTCTAAAGATCTTTATGCTGACACTTTAAAACATTTCAGTGTTCACCTAATAAATCTAGGTATAAGCCTTGGGAATGAGATGTAACTTCCAATGTGACAAAATTATAGGGGGCCATTGCCTCATGTATTTGCTTGCATAAAGATTTGGGGGCATTTACAACTAAACCTACATTGCTTTGACATGCCTTCCCTCTAactcaggggttttcaactggttttgtcccagggaccaccattctgaccagaaagtaatccgcggcccactgatgtgccagtgattcccaaaacattttacagtcctgtacccttctttttcatgtttgtaaccgccgccgccacgccccctccccccacacaaatattctgcctataatacttgtcagtgtaatttcttcgctgaaaatgggtctacatcagtattttgggcaatacgacttggctattcagacataaatatgtcgacgggcccaggtatatttataaaaataaaaaaagtcaatgatGAACTGATCAAcaggctcatgtctcatgtcgccacggacccctggttgaaaacccctgctctaactGATATGTTAGACATCGAGGAACAGGGGGACTACCAGGTATATAATCCCTAACatgtttttggttgtttttaaaCAGGGCCTACACTCACCAGTACATGAAATTTGGTATCTCAGAAGAGGACTTCCTTGACAGTTTCACAGTCTTGGAGCAGGTCATCTCCAGCTACTCACAgctctgacaaacacactcagcagGTTTTTGGGGAAATTCCCAGTCATGCTTGAGGTCTTCTGTAGTCTCAGTCTATATCACAGAAATACTCCTGACAACTACTTGGGTTTGTTAAGAGTGTAATGAGATTTGTGTGGTCTTTATGTTTGAATGGAGTAGTGAGTTTCTTTCGTATAAATTAATCATATACTAATCTCTATGTACATTTTGccatgtttatttatgaatgtctcttcatgaaaataaaatgctACATTTGTTAGTCATTTTGAAGACACATTTTCAGGTAAAGCCTATTGGACAAGATCCCACTAAGTTGTGCACATGTAAGGCAGACCTCAGCACCTGAAAAATCtttagaaacataaaaaaaaaaaaaaaatgacaattccacattcatatttcaacatctttattattttattattacgcatgtatgtatgtatgtatgtatgtgacaacCACCCACCGAATCCTGTGTGGTATCCAGGAAAAGTAGTACTTAGTAGAATGCAAAGTAGTAATTGCAGTTACAAAGATTAATCTTATTCAAATCTTGGTCAAGCAGCATTAGACTCAACCTGAAATGGCCAACAGCAGACACCACGCCATTGCTACAGTTTCTAAAACCAATACGCCATTAGGAACTAGATAGTTTACTGGAGGTTCAGTCTGAGGATCAAACCCGAAGCTTCAGACAGCTTACAGACCGCTGTTGACATCATAGCACAGCCAACACCAGTCTGATAAGCTATCTGACTGAATGGGATGCACTTACGATCGCTTCAGAGGGGGAAAAGTTGAAATCCCAACAGCAAACTTCAACAGCTGGATGTTAACCCAAACTTTAATGCCcattatcaaaacaaataaaacctaATGACTTTGTTACATTAAATTCCATTATTCTGTTCAACATTTTCCTTTTACATACATAATCCAACTACAATTAGTTGCAATACTTACCCCTTGATCCTACCATGAAGTCACATCATGAAGAGTTCCACAGATATTTCATCGTCCCACTGGTCAATTATGTGTAGGTTTTTGCATGTATCTTTTTTCTACCACAGATACTACACTTTACATTAATGGTTCCAATTCGACTATGTTTCTACAAATAGTCTTTATTAGAAACAATAATTCCAGACAGTGAAACGAGACAGATTGAGGCAGTTTTATAGAATCTGTTAACATGTTAAGTCTAACTGTACAGATTTAAAATGGCCATATATTAGATATTTATTATGTATAGTCACTATGAGTACTTTTATGTGTCAAGATTTTACTTCTGTTCAGACATCAAAATGCATGTCAGCCGTGTCAAAAAATGATAACTATTTACACAATGTGCAAAAATGGTAAAATACCACGTTGACCGGATTCAATATTGCTATATTTGATGAACAATTATAAACAATGACAATATAACAAAGAGAAAACATAACCCAAGAAAAACCCATCATTCTACATTTAATCATTCCGACACACATAGAACTAACATCTAACCATTCACACAGTTAAGCACAGaagaaaattaaataaaatcaatCTAGTGATTAAGATCGGTTTTCACTTCAATAGAAGCATCTTCCCCATCGTTGCATAAGGCATAAGGCAACACCTTCAGTAAACTGCTGCCTATGCTAGTCTGCAAGGTCCTGATAAGACGATAATGAGTAGAACATTTAGTGTGTAAATCATACAATCACCCACTCACCTGACAGACAGCTGAAAAAAGGGGCTGCAGAAACTTAAGGGACCCAATGTCAGAAAAATAAGCACAAATGGAGTAGGCCCTCGTTTGCCAGTTTTAGCTtcttcaaagttttttttttcttctttattctTGTTTTAAGCATCCTGATGGGAGCAGGAAGTGTTACGTAGGTGAGTCTATCACTTGGTTTTCTCCTCACAGTACTTCTTCTGCTGGATCCGTTTAGCATAGCTCTGTGCCATAGAGTTAAGGATCGAGACAATAAAATAGCAGACCATGACGAGGACGACTTTTTCAAACACCCAGGCCAGCCAGTTCTCTCCCTGTGTAGACAAAGCAGGAACACCTCTCAATATTTAAAAAACCTCCCAAAGCCTTGGCTCACAAATCACTGGCTAAAATGCTGTGCTTAGATACTCATCAGGGAATACACAACATATGGCCTGGTCTGATTGGAAAACTAAACCAACAAGAAAGGCAGCTCTTCAACTTGGTTGGTTCAAGAGCTTCTCCATGCTCAGCCTTTGCCTTTTCTACCCCTTGCTTTTGAACAATGACAGCATTTCTCTAGAAGTGAAGCTTGATGCAAACTGAAAATCTTTGGCCAACACCAGTACTTATAGCCAAGATGCTTAAACAGCTAGCCCAGACAATGGAACCTCAATAAGACAAACACAAGCTTCTGAGATCTCTTTGCCTCCAAGATCTTTGTCCCTGACTACTTCCCTGCCAAACAAAAGACAGGCCTGAGCTTACCGCAGGAGTGCCCTCTCCAGCCCGATGGTGCAGCTTGTCTCTCTGGGCCTCCAGATAGTGTTGGAAAGGCTTCTGGAGGGATGGACCAAACCTTGGAATAGcactgtggagagagaaaaggacaagaATCACCACTTACCCAAGCTGAACCCGAAGAGTAGCATGGGAGAATAAAAGGTCCCCTGCATCTCTGAGAGCTAAGAGTGGCCCCTTTCTGATGTCCCACTCCTACTGAAGTGTGCCGATGCCACTGCTGACAGAGCTCTGACATCCCCTCACTTATAACACCGGGGTTCCTGTGAAGACTGGTTTCAACCAATTAATGGGGAAGTGAGTCGTTCCTGTGTCATCACTGCCTTATAGGCACCACCCAGATGAGGGAAGGCGTGTTCCTCCAATACCAACACAGCCCATATTAGGAACCGGTCTCAAACCCAAAGGAAAAGATGACATTGACACACTAGTCTCAAACCTCAGTCAATGGCCCAGTGACCCAACAAGGCACCTTTTCATCTTCAAAATGAGCAATGTGCCATCAGAGTGCTTCAAAATATGTGACACCATCAAACCAACCATCATACCAACACCAATAATCCAGAACCTAATGACCTAATTGTAAACATACCATACCGTGTCTGATAAGCACTGTCACTCCGACTGCAAAACAAGGCATTTATTGGCAACACATGACTCACCCGGCCTCTTGCTGTCATCATCAGAGTCAGGACACTGAGTCAGCAGCACTGTTCAGAATGCTTATCACAGAACCACTGTGTGTCATACCCTCTCTTCCCAGATACTGTCTGAATGTTGGACCTCTACAAACAAATCACATTCAGGGACTACATCTgctctgttccacacacacaaagttgtcATCTGAAAATATCCCCTTTCTATGAGAGCAAAAGCAAGTGAGCCAAATAGGATGACATTATCCAGTGAATTTTCCATTTACAGAAATTGATGGTTGGAGATGCTGACAACCAAAGAAAATACAGGGGAAAAGCCATTCAAGGTCCCTATCTGACTCCAAAGGCACTGCACAAGAGAGAGCATTCTGACTTGTGTCTCAGGTTCACATTAGGTGAAAACCTAAGCTGCTACTGAGGTTTCAATAGCTGTAACTCAACCATCATCTGACTCATTTGCCAGTATATCTGATGCTGTATGATGCCATCGTGTACGCCACATTAGGATACGCAACACATGGGAAAAGCACATCGGAGTCGGACGTGTTGCTTCTTGTGAACTACTGTGAGGGTACAAATACATGCCTGGAAAAATAACCATAATGTCACAATAACTCTAGTGGAGTTTAGTTCTGCGTATACAAGCTACATCTCCAGTGCAGTGCGGTGGGGCCAGTGGGGTTAAGGGCCGCACTCTTATGACTCGTAGGTGCCAAGCAGGGTGCTGATGCCATCCACCCATGGGCTGCTGATTCATCCCTGTCACCACAGCTAACACGAGCCTTTAAACCAATAACGTCTTAGCTAGCAGCAAAAATAAGGCAGCCGAATGCATCATCATCTTGTGATACACATAAATGGAGATTTCCGCTGTCCTTTTCTACCATTTACCATGATATCAGTGTTCCATTCTAAAATATGACATCATATTAGTGGAAGGTCAATTGTTCAGATATTTACCATGATATCAGTGTCCCATtatataatcatatatataATGACATTATATTAGTGAAAGGACAATTGTtcagatatttatatatattataaatattataatatatatattatatttaccaCCTTTTTAATAATTTCATGAGGTTTGAAGATCCTAACTATTCCGCCTCAGAGCCTTTTTTTGTCCATGCATGATGTCAACTACATAATGTTCATTTGTTTAATCTACAGTGTTTTAGATTTTATAaaacatattatattatataaatatttttttactacatttatatataaaaaaactaaaaatgagAAGATGGCAGAAAACAGCGAGTCATGtggaaaaaaagttttgtctgtgttttgcaaTGTCCTAGTATCCACGCATTTGGGACACACCCATTTTCAGATCTTACAAATCTCTCAATGCAAGGTCTTATCACCACAGATGTAGAGTGTAAAAGtatgacgttttttttttataaactttCCTCCTAACACGATTTAAATAGGAGTAAACATTTACTACTGTATTACTACTATTTAGTACTGTAGCGTGAATTAATAAATGTATCACATAAGTTGTATGTGCCTCAACGCCACAGCAACCTCTTGGAAATACAAATTGAAGTACATGAAGAGTCTAGTTTGAGATGGGCAAAAGTGCCATAGGCATCTTATCAGTGCAAGCCCAAACAGCTCATATGTGGGAAATAAACCTGTAGTGCTAACATCATAGTTTAATAGCTggtaaaaataacaataataataataatacgaatTGTACATATAGATAAAAGTATGGTTTCACCACAGGTATGTGGTGTGATGAATTATTTTATGAACATACCATCTACCACCATACTACTAAATTACATAAATATCCACATTTAAAATGACCTGGACTTGATGCTACCTCATCTATTTAATGAAGATAGTATTTATTATGATTtgttaaataatacatttcaatGTAACAAGAAAAAGTTTCACAATGTCAATTCATTTTGTTAAGTATTCAGGGTTTACGAAATGTAAATCTGTTGTGGCCATGCCAGTACACAATATCTAAATTACCAGAAGTATAGAGTATGAAGTATGGATGTcgctctgaaaaaaaaaaaaaccttgagaCACTCAAATACTAAGCGACTAGTCAGCTTCCAGCGGATGATCTTAAGCCTGGTCACTGCCTCTCAGACAGATAAGTTAATGATCTGGGCATACATACTCATCACTAGATGTGGGAGTTTGCAAAATTTCATGCCAATAATGATTATGGATGAGGTGAAGATGACTGACGGCTCACACTTGATGTGGCATCATGCTATAATTTCCATCCAGACATCCCAGAGAATGACGTATACATAATGAACTCCAGAGAGGGAGTTTAACCATAATTACAATACAATCAGATTTAGGAGTACCTGGGGAATAACCCATTCTACAATTTTAGACTAATTTAGTCTATCTACCAATCATATGCAAAACTATGATGTTCTTACTGATACAATTTTCCCCCTGTGAGAGCATTGATTACTCACCCCAAAAGTGACACCATCTGCTCCACTATGTGCTTGCTGAAGGTTATGATAACAAACAGTTTCTGTGGGAAAAAGAAGAGATGTGGACACAGGACTTCAGACAGTGATTCAACAGTGAGCATTACTATTCTTAGAGGGAGACAATGTAAGCTTGACACGGACATGGCTGGAGGGGGGCAATATTCCGCACTAGACAAGCCTGCCAGCCTCGGACAGGATATGACACGAGAAGCCTGGGGGCCCACACACAAAGGCCCctaagagagggatggaagccTGTGAGATGGCAAcctggtgcagtgtgtgtgtgtgtttggactgcTTTGATGGTTAGAGTTGCATTTTCACAGTCTGGAGTGCGATTAGTCACTCACTGGTGTGGGTTCAACTAGCAAAGTCAAAGACACCCCCCATCACGGGAAATCCGGGTTTGATGTGTTCAATTAAAATACATTCCATTTCATTCGAATGGAGATTCTTTAAACAAACGCATGGGTCACAATTTATACAAACCAGATCACTTTGAAAAGCCATCTATAAAACGATCTGATTAAAATCTGGGTtcagtttgttttgatttggttGACTTTGTTTTAAAACAATCCTTCTTTTATGTCTCGCATCCTGACATTAAGGAGACCACCAACAGGCAGACTTTCCCCTAAACAGCGGTACAAAAGCCAATTTGAAAACCACAGCCATATACTGGTCATACCACCAACACTGTTCCTATTATAATTATTCTATGATATTTGTTAGGTTTCTAAAAGTACTCTATACTGGGGcaaatacataaaaaacaaatgcatttatattttgGGTATTCCACTTCCCATTTTAAAGTTGTCACTAAACACTAATACAATTTTGTAAAACAGACACCAAATCTACCACATATAATTAAAGACTTTTTTGAAAACTACCTGGATGTGCATCTTGACAATTGCTTTTCCTATGAGAGTTGCTCCAAAGAAGGTCCAGAAAGGTACCAAGAAATGACCACATGTGATTCCAGCGAGATCAAACAGGGGGTTTGGAATCTACCAAGAGGGATACAAGTGACAAACATAAGATAATGCATGTTTAAAATACATTCAAAGGTCCAAAGTAGATTTACTAGATTTAGTATCATCTGAAATTTACTGAAATTCAGTATGTACCCATATAAATATGAAGATCAGATGGAATAACACATTCTATTAGGGTGTTAAACCAATCAATGGAATAAGCAGTAAACACATGATTAATGAGGAACATATACACTTACGGATGCACAAGCAAGAATTCCAAAGAAGCCTACTCTCTGGACCATGTTCTGTACAGCTAGTTTTGCTCTTGTTGCAAAGTCCTGAAAGGTAACAAACAAGGCAAGGCAACTTCATTtctaaaacacatcacagtggtGAAGTGCTTTACAAAGGCGACTTAAAACACAGAAATTAAAAACTAATACATTAAGAAGACAAACAAaagaacaataaaaaaagaaatgacacAAGATCACCAACAGTAATTTTAAAATCCTTTATAAAAGTCAAGGTGAAAAAGTTGCTAAATTATCCAATGttgccaataaaaaaaatgtatcaaaagTGTTAAGATTTGAGAGTGATTTAAAAAGCAAAGGACTTAAGCACTAATCCAccctcacatttaaaaaaaaaaaaagaacttatAAGCAACTTAATCTATTATCAGCAAAAGCCTTAACATTATGTACAGGTCTTTAAATTCTTCTAATTATATGCaccggggggaaaaaacaacacaatttcAATTAAATATGCCAAGATGACTAAGTACCACTTGCAGACAAAAAAAGGTCTTGACCAGCATCTCTAGGTGGCAATTTCAATGTGAAATAAATAGCACACTGCAGTTAAGATGGCCTCCGCCAATTCAGTCACATGGCGCTCTCATTAAGACCATGAACTATGGTGCTACTGACCAAGGACTCACAGTATGGCCGGAATGTATGTCTCAGTTTACAGCCAAACATCCTCTAGTTATTGAACCCTGCTGTGTCCAAGACCTCTACAGGGGAGCATGACATACAGCAGGGGAGGTGGGGTAAAATCAATAGGGCTTTTGTGGAAACCCAACTGACAGCACCTCAAACAAGCTTAATCTAAATCCCACTGAGAAACAAAGGGGCCCCCCATGCTGACTAAGAGATTGTGTGAGGGACAGGCAGCCCGTATGGCTCATGTTTAGCAGCTGACAATCTGGAGCACtctgggagaaagaggagagcacCTCAAGGGTCCAGTCTCCACTAACAGGCTATGATTAAAGGGAAGCTTTGCACTCTGACTCACCATCTGTTTAAACGGGTTTACTGGAAGTCAGGGGAGGGGCTTTCAGTGGAAGTCATGTGATCGTGGTGAGCCAACCATAGCATGGATAGGCGTCTATAGCTGGACATGGATGGTGGGAAGGGAAGAGCCTCAGGGAgtgtttttatatgtctacTGTCTTTGTGTCATCTTCAGGGAGATGACACCAAGTTCACACGGCCTTGTGTCTATCAGCCTCTCTACCTTTTTCACAAGGACATGTGTCACTGCTCTAAGCAGACAAGAATAAACTTCCACTGCAACCCACCTATTGTTTAACTACTGTCTTTGTTCCAGTACATTCCATGACAACATTCATCCTTTGATCGGTGTGCTGTGCAAGTACCCCTCTTCTTTGTTCTCCTGACTGAGGCTACTGTATTAGCCTCCCTCTCGCTGGGGGAAAACTCAGATGTTTCACCACTTCATTATTCTGTCTGGGCTCAGTCCAGAAGAGGACAGCTCTGATTCAGCCCCCGCAGCCgttaaaagagagaggcagaaaaggagggagagagaggcctgtcATGTGGGGCGTGTGAGAGCAGGGCAAAGGGAGTGTGCTCACCTGGGCTGTCTCAGCCTGCCCCAGCATCTCCTCAAATTCCTCGTAGTCTTCATCATCTGGCTCAGCTCCTGAGAGCCGGGCTGCCCGGGCCATGAAGTACGGAGGCAGCTCGCCGATGGCCGTGCCCGCcccctgatcacacacacacacacatagcgaaTCAATAACAAGGGCAAAAAGAGCAAAACACTTTTGTGTAAAAGCTTCATCAGGTTTTCTGtgttgttcttttgtgttttattgagTGTAAAAACCATACTACTGCCTGAAAAGTTTGCATCAATGGAGTTTCCATGTAAATGTGCTCCATCTCATTTTTTTCCCGCCCATCACCACAGACTTCGCATCTCTCACCACCCGACAATTTCCCTCTGAACCACAAGACTAGGCGGAGAGTGCATTCCTTAACCTTTCACCTAAGCAGTCTTGAAGAATtgattgtgtttgactgttggGGCCAGTAATGAGGGCCCATtgtttggtggtggtggagttCTGGCTGGGGGCTGACTCACCCACATACAGGCCTCCAGTCGGACCTTGGACATGATGGTCCAGAGCGTGATGGTGCCATGTGCCACCTCATCTGGGCACACGATCTGGTCGGGGTAAGGCGGCTCGGGGAAGTTGACTGAGCCGCACTCGTATGCAGCCAGGGTGACAGAGGCTATGTGCGGACcctgaggaggacagagaacaAAAGGAAACTGAGGGTGGATGCACAtcaatgaaaaaacaaactgaCAAGGGGGAATCTTTCAACATAAAACGGGGGATGACTTAGGATTCCAC
Coding sequences within:
- the vmp1 gene encoding vacuole membrane protein 1 is translated as MAENGVDSEGTQKRAGAKEKQNGNFTDSSVRDRKQQDREERLSLVLWKRPVQTLQYSFLETLITLKEWTLKLWKRRGTVLLFLLLLSIFSMAYSVDGTHQKYIQYMEKRFLWCGYWVGLGILSSVGLGTGLHTFLLYLGPHIASVTLAAYECGSVNFPEPPYPDQIVCPDEVAHGTITLWTIMSKVRLEACMWGAGTAIGELPPYFMARAARLSGAEPDDEDYEEFEEMLGQAETAQDFATRAKLAVQNMVQRVGFFGILACASIPNPLFDLAGITCGHFLVPFWTFFGATLIGKAIVKMHIQKLFVIITFSKHIVEQMVSLLGAIPRFGPSLQKPFQHYLEAQRDKLHHRAGEGTPAGENWLAWVFEKVVLVMVCYFIVSILNSMAQSYAKRIQQKKYCEEKTK